Proteins from one Halogeometricum sp. S1BR25-6 genomic window:
- a CDS encoding RNA-guided endonuclease InsQ/TnpB family protein: MQREVATTVRVKLHSLTERKAGLLAREYDAFQTAVQGDVHENDSSRAADQNAKRSEDDVDLYSATKQQASKVRKQKNSRRDTEQPVVLRNDVLGVEYDEDTVLSSWWVKIPVYDPERGRGNSIWCPATVPEKDEPLVRGGKIRDSELVRRDGEWYVHLVVKKRYEVRETYDDVLAIDLGARWIATSVALSTRETTFYGENVRRIREHYKQLRKSIGKAKVRQGKQVLHRLGNAESRKVDDRLHKISRSIVDDAVARNAVIAVGDLGGIREGNDKGRHFNDKLHKMPFAKLLSYTEYKAHCEGIEVVLVDEAYTSQACNRCAEMGVRNTQGRFRCPHCGLDDNADKNGATNIGKRVLGKFSKPLSDTGAVLARPETQVVVEPENSQDSVGLTLSEGTPRL, from the coding sequence GTGCAGCGCGAAGTCGCCACCACGGTACGGGTCAAACTCCACTCTCTGACCGAGAGAAAAGCGGGACTTCTCGCTCGGGAGTACGACGCTTTTCAGACCGCCGTACAAGGCGACGTTCACGAGAACGATAGTTCTCGTGCAGCCGATCAGAACGCGAAGCGTTCTGAGGACGACGTCGACCTCTACTCCGCGACGAAACAACAGGCGTCGAAGGTGCGGAAACAGAAGAACTCGCGCCGAGACACCGAACAGCCCGTCGTCCTTCGCAACGACGTACTCGGCGTCGAGTATGACGAGGACACGGTACTGTCGTCGTGGTGGGTCAAGATACCCGTCTACGACCCCGAACGCGGTCGTGGGAACTCGATTTGGTGTCCTGCGACCGTCCCTGAGAAAGACGAACCGCTCGTCCGAGGGGGAAAGATTCGGGACTCCGAACTCGTCCGACGTGACGGCGAGTGGTACGTCCACCTCGTCGTGAAGAAGCGATACGAAGTGCGAGAGACGTACGACGATGTTCTCGCCATCGACCTTGGAGCGAGGTGGATAGCAACGTCTGTGGCGTTGTCCACCCGCGAGACGACCTTTTACGGCGAGAACGTGCGCCGAATCCGCGAACACTACAAGCAACTCCGAAAGTCCATCGGCAAGGCGAAGGTACGACAGGGGAAACAGGTACTCCACCGGCTCGGAAACGCCGAGTCTCGAAAGGTGGACGACCGTCTCCACAAGATTTCTCGGTCCATCGTGGACGACGCCGTGGCCCGGAACGCGGTCATCGCCGTGGGCGACCTCGGGGGTATCCGAGAAGGTAACGACAAGGGACGGCACTTCAACGACAAACTCCACAAGATGCCGTTCGCCAAACTCCTGTCGTACACCGAATACAAGGCCCACTGCGAAGGTATCGAGGTGGTGCTGGTGGACGAAGCGTACACGTCTCAGGCGTGCAATCGGTGCGCCGAGATGGGTGTGCGGAACACGCAGGGTAGGTTCCGGTGTCCGCACTGTGGCTTGGACGACAACGCGGACAAAAACGGCGCGACGAACATCGGCAAGCGAGTGTTGGGCAAGTTCTCGAAACCGCTGTCCGACACGGGGGCCGTACTGGCTCGGCCCGAAACTCAGGTCGTCGTTGAACCTGAGAACTCCCAAGATTCCGTGGGCCTAACCCTCAGTGAGGGAACCCCACGACTTTAG
- a CDS encoding AAA family ATPase → MSDPAALYDAIQSEIGDVLIGNRDVVEGLTISLLTKGHLLIEGVPGTAKTTTANLFARVSGLDFRRIQMTPDILPADITGTEVYREQRGEFEIHRGPVFANLVVADEINRGTPKAQSALLEAMQERHVTIGGQTLTLSDPFMVVATQNPIEMEGTYELPEAQRDRFQLKYRMDLLDREDEREFLNRFHDNPELGPETTEQVVDPDDLVEAREVVTEVFVSDAVREFLLDIVAATRDSPDIEHGASTRASLSLLTASKARAAIHGRNYVLPDDVLTLVKPALTHRLVLSSDAQLSDRSVDEIIEEILDAVETPEAKSPTSSLE, encoded by the coding sequence ATGAGCGATCCAGCCGCCCTCTACGACGCCATCCAGTCCGAAATCGGGGACGTCCTGATCGGCAACCGCGACGTCGTAGAAGGTCTCACCATCTCGCTTCTCACGAAGGGGCACCTCCTCATCGAAGGGGTGCCGGGGACGGCGAAGACGACGACGGCGAACCTGTTCGCGCGCGTGTCGGGTCTGGACTTTCGCCGCATCCAGATGACGCCCGACATCCTCCCCGCCGACATCACCGGGACGGAGGTGTACCGCGAGCAACGCGGCGAGTTCGAGATCCACCGCGGTCCCGTGTTCGCCAACCTCGTGGTCGCGGACGAGATCAACCGCGGGACGCCGAAAGCACAGAGTGCACTCCTCGAGGCGATGCAGGAACGACACGTCACCATCGGAGGACAGACGCTCACGCTCTCGGACCCGTTCATGGTCGTCGCAACGCAGAACCCCATCGAGATGGAGGGGACCTACGAACTCCCGGAGGCCCAGCGCGACCGCTTCCAACTGAAGTACCGGATGGACCTCCTCGACCGCGAGGACGAACGCGAGTTCCTGAACCGCTTCCACGATAACCCCGAGCTCGGCCCCGAGACGACCGAACAGGTCGTCGATCCCGACGACCTCGTCGAGGCCCGCGAGGTCGTCACGGAGGTGTTCGTCTCCGACGCCGTCCGCGAGTTCCTCCTCGATATCGTCGCGGCGACGCGGGACTCGCCGGACATCGAACACGGCGCGTCGACGCGTGCGTCGCTGTCACTGCTCACCGCATCGAAGGCGCGCGCCGCCATCCACGGGCGCAACTACGTCCTCCCCGACGACGTCCTGACGCTCGTCAAGCCGGCGTTGACGCACCGGCTCGTTCTGAGCTCCGACGCGCAACTGAGCGACCGGAGCGTCGACGAAATCATCGAGGAGATTCTCGATGCGGTCGAAACTCCCGAAGCGAAGTCGCCCACCTCGTCCCTAGAATAA
- a CDS encoding MBL fold metallo-hydrolase produces MSTPTSIEGRLLRNATLLLTVDETTFLVDPMLASPGENPPVPNSPNDRRNPLVPLPEDELSYDAVLVTHRHQDHFDEAAKEELDADVPLFCQPEDADAFREEGFTDVRPVDDEVSFRGITIHRTPGRHGHGQLAEEMGPVSGFVFEGEETLYLAGDTVWYDAVERTLAQFDPDVVVLNGGEAQFTEGRPITMGVEDVAAVREATDAAVAVAVVHMEAINHCLLSREDLRSNTENVHVPEDGERLAF; encoded by the coding sequence ATGTCGACTCCCACTTCGATCGAGGGTCGTCTGCTGCGCAACGCGACACTCCTCCTCACGGTGGACGAGACGACGTTCCTCGTCGACCCGATGCTCGCGTCTCCCGGCGAGAACCCGCCCGTTCCGAACTCGCCGAACGACCGCAGAAATCCTCTTGTTCCGCTCCCCGAGGACGAACTGTCCTACGATGCCGTTCTCGTCACTCACCGCCACCAAGACCACTTCGACGAGGCGGCGAAAGAGGAACTGGACGCGGACGTTCCCCTCTTCTGCCAGCCCGAAGACGCCGACGCCTTCCGCGAGGAGGGCTTCACCGACGTGCGTCCGGTCGACGACGAAGTATCCTTCCGCGGGATCACCATCCATCGCACGCCCGGCCGCCACGGTCACGGACAGTTGGCCGAGGAGATGGGACCCGTCTCCGGGTTCGTCTTCGAGGGCGAGGAGACGCTGTATCTCGCCGGCGATACGGTCTGGTACGACGCCGTCGAACGAACGCTGGCGCAGTTCGACCCGGACGTCGTCGTGCTCAACGGCGGCGAAGCGCAGTTCACGGAGGGCCGGCCCATCACGATGGGCGTCGAAGACGTCGCGGCCGTCCGCGAGGCCACCGACGCTGCCGTCGCCGTCGCCGTCGTCCACATGGAAGCGATCAACCACTGTCTCCTCTCGCGCGAGGACCTGCGGTCGAACACGGAGAACGTTCACGTCCCTGAGGATGGGGAACGGCTCGCGTTCTAG
- a CDS encoding polysaccharide deacetylase family protein: MSDRRRRAAEATRGPRVDRPIEWPHAEQVYLTLDFECDFGTALETNSYQAVSKIDRLVSLLESTSTPLTCFVQTELTEVRPEAVEALRESDVPVTFHPHSHTHRPRDQTSIREEIETSTDRYTEFFGRRPTGYRFPNGNVRDEDYELLASAGYQFDSSVFPTWRPGHFNNTDASTSPTYLERFDLFELPFSVLSPYAPLPIGLSYARIFGRPYVNRLLESPPRSVVFNIHMHDLYTPPSSARLPSVYRLLYSRNDHGFSLLRRFIEKFDQAGYSFGTLDGVHEQLRDGHVSTPENQTPARD, encoded by the coding sequence ATGAGTGATCGGAGACGGCGCGCCGCGGAGGCCACACGCGGCCCTCGTGTTGACCGACCGATCGAGTGGCCGCACGCAGAGCAGGTGTATCTCACGCTCGACTTCGAGTGTGATTTCGGGACCGCACTCGAGACGAACAGCTACCAAGCGGTCTCCAAGATCGACCGACTCGTCTCGTTGCTTGAGTCGACGTCGACGCCGCTCACCTGCTTCGTCCAAACCGAACTGACCGAGGTCCGCCCGGAAGCGGTCGAGGCCCTGCGCGAGTCCGATGTGCCCGTCACGTTTCATCCGCACTCACATACGCATCGCCCGCGCGACCAGACGTCGATCCGCGAGGAGATCGAGACGAGTACGGACCGCTACACCGAGTTCTTCGGCCGACGGCCGACGGGATACCGCTTCCCGAACGGAAACGTTCGGGACGAGGACTACGAACTACTGGCATCGGCCGGCTACCAGTTCGACTCCAGCGTCTTCCCGACCTGGCGACCCGGCCACTTCAACAACACCGACGCGTCGACGTCGCCGACGTACCTCGAACGGTTCGACCTCTTCGAACTCCCGTTCTCGGTTCTCTCTCCCTACGCGCCTCTTCCGATCGGTCTCTCCTATGCGCGTATCTTCGGCCGGCCGTACGTCAACCGATTACTCGAGTCGCCCCCCCGGTCGGTCGTCTTCAACATCCACATGCACGACCTGTACACGCCGCCGTCGTCCGCTCGCCTCCCGAGTGTGTACCGACTGCTCTACAGTCGGAACGACCACGGATTCAGTCTCCTTCGGCGGTTCATCGAGAAATTCGATCAGGCGGGCTACTCGTTCGGTACGCTCGACGGCGTACACGAGCAGTTGCGAGACGGACACGTATCCACGCCCGAGAACCAGACGCCCGCGCGCGACTGA
- a CDS encoding DUF58 domain-containing protein, whose amino-acid sequence MRLTRRGYGVVGVAATLLVVGAAAERPLALVGAGAVCAWLLVALFRAGQRFAATDGSIALALTADRRRIRPNSETEFRLSIDSSEATHPITVGIEWPVGVDGDARTVFVDPRRSVTEETATCSIPVAGTYELPRLSCTYRSADGLFSQDVSREESLEIDVTAPSPDDIHVGAGGDPLVGTYGDHTSGQRGTGTNFIDIRRYVPGDSVSRIDWNATARFSEAYVREFENETVQQTRLFVDNRACMWEGPQGRTKADYLREVLLGVLTQVEEANDPVGLTVLDDDGLRTDLDYGDSTVHYRDCRRTLTQLSKPMSGVAAESLTTAGPEMAQRTAGLLAAREDTFARTLRPYFESPESYVLRLDSKPVFEALRRKAVVEKLRGWSVLCTDDTHPQETREAVKQLVDNGGRVTVFLAPSALFESDSADGSNRAYDRLVDFESFRKSIDVIPNVRAYEVAPNDRLQSVLDAGRTRR is encoded by the coding sequence ATGAGACTGACGCGACGGGGCTACGGCGTCGTCGGCGTCGCCGCGACGCTCCTCGTCGTCGGCGCGGCCGCGGAACGACCGCTCGCGCTCGTCGGCGCGGGGGCGGTGTGCGCGTGGCTGCTCGTCGCCCTCTTCCGCGCGGGCCAACGGTTCGCTGCGACCGACGGCTCGATCGCGCTCGCCCTCACCGCCGACCGACGGCGCATCCGTCCGAACAGCGAGACGGAGTTCCGCCTCTCGATCGATAGCTCGGAGGCGACCCACCCGATCACAGTCGGCATCGAGTGGCCCGTCGGCGTCGACGGCGACGCGCGGACCGTCTTCGTCGACCCCCGGCGATCGGTGACCGAGGAAACGGCGACCTGTTCGATCCCCGTCGCCGGAACGTACGAGCTTCCGCGGCTGTCCTGCACGTACCGCAGCGCAGACGGGCTGTTCTCCCAGGACGTCTCGCGCGAGGAGTCGCTCGAAATCGACGTGACCGCCCCCTCGCCCGACGACATCCACGTCGGCGCGGGTGGAGACCCCCTCGTCGGGACGTACGGTGATCATACGAGCGGTCAGCGGGGGACGGGGACGAACTTCATCGACATCCGACGCTACGTGCCCGGCGACTCGGTGAGCCGCATCGACTGGAACGCGACGGCGCGGTTCAGCGAAGCCTACGTCCGCGAGTTCGAGAACGAGACGGTCCAGCAGACTCGGCTGTTCGTCGACAACCGCGCCTGCATGTGGGAGGGTCCGCAGGGACGGACGAAAGCGGATTACCTCCGCGAAGTCCTCCTCGGCGTGCTGACGCAGGTCGAAGAGGCGAACGACCCCGTCGGCCTCACCGTACTCGACGACGACGGCCTGCGGACGGACCTCGACTACGGCGACTCGACGGTCCACTACCGCGACTGCCGGCGCACGCTTACGCAGCTCTCGAAACCTATGAGCGGCGTCGCCGCCGAGTCGTTGACCACCGCCGGTCCCGAGATGGCACAGCGGACCGCGGGGCTGCTCGCCGCCCGCGAGGATACGTTCGCCCGGACGCTGCGGCCGTACTTCGAGTCGCCGGAGAGCTACGTGCTGCGGCTCGACTCCAAGCCGGTGTTCGAGGCGCTCCGTCGGAAGGCGGTCGTCGAGAAGCTCCGCGGGTGGTCGGTGCTCTGCACGGACGATACGCACCCCCAGGAGACGCGCGAAGCGGTGAAGCAGTTGGTCGACAACGGCGGGCGCGTGACGGTGTTTCTCGCGCCGAGCGCGCTGTTCGAGTCCGACTCGGCCGACGGGTCGAACCGCGCGTACGACCGCTTAGTGGACTTCGAGTCGTTCCGGAAGTCGATCGACGTGATCCCGAACGTCCGAGCCTACGAGGTGGCGCCGAACGACCGGCTGCAATCGGTGCTGGATGCGGGACGGACGCGACGCTGA
- a CDS encoding DUF4350 domain-containing protein, translating to MRLDDLLSPRALLVALVAVCMLTLVVAGATSSAAFGAFNAQWDGSSSIRSAAETTDAEPTIILETTAYSEYDPNGTVAFVIAPSESYTSAELARMRQFVQAGGTLVVAEDFEPQGDELLSALGADARFDGRLVRDMRYHGPTTAMPTATNVSERFSTTGVGSVMLNHGTVVEVPNESNATTLVATSEYSYLDVNDNGQPDDDEPFRSYPVVVSEDIGEGRVLAVSDPSIFINAMQERADNRAFTEQVVSGYDTVVLDYSHADSQPPIRSALILLRGSPLVQVGVGLVGFLLAGVLAREGRPSWFRRSDE from the coding sequence GTGCGACTCGACGACCTCCTCTCGCCGCGAGCGCTGTTGGTCGCCCTCGTCGCCGTCTGCATGCTGACGCTGGTCGTCGCCGGCGCGACGTCCTCCGCGGCGTTCGGAGCGTTCAACGCACAGTGGGACGGCTCCTCGTCGATCCGGTCGGCGGCCGAGACGACCGATGCGGAACCCACGATTATCCTCGAGACGACGGCGTACTCCGAGTACGACCCGAACGGGACGGTGGCGTTCGTCATCGCGCCGAGCGAATCCTATACGAGCGCCGAACTCGCTCGCATGCGGCAGTTCGTCCAGGCGGGTGGGACGCTCGTCGTCGCGGAAGACTTCGAACCGCAGGGCGACGAACTGCTCTCCGCCCTCGGCGCCGACGCGCGCTTCGACGGGCGGCTAGTGCGTGATATGCGCTATCACGGTCCGACGACGGCGATGCCGACGGCGACGAACGTCTCCGAGCGCTTCTCGACGACGGGCGTCGGGTCGGTGATGCTCAATCACGGCACCGTCGTCGAGGTACCGAACGAGTCGAACGCGACGACGCTCGTCGCCACCTCGGAGTACTCCTATCTCGACGTCAACGACAACGGCCAACCGGACGACGACGAACCCTTCCGGTCCTATCCCGTCGTCGTTTCGGAGGATATCGGTGAGGGACGTGTGCTCGCCGTCAGCGACCCGAGTATCTTCATCAACGCGATGCAGGAGCGCGCGGACAACCGCGCGTTCACCGAGCAGGTGGTGAGCGGGTACGACACCGTCGTCTTGGACTACTCGCACGCGGACTCCCAGCCGCCGATTCGGTCGGCGCTCATCCTCCTGCGCGGGTCGCCGCTCGTGCAGGTCGGCGTCGGACTGGTCGGATTCCTCCTCGCCGGCGTGTTGGCGCGGGAGGGCAGACCGAGCTGGTTCCGCCGGTCGGACGAGTAA
- the tnpA gene encoding IS200/IS605 family transposase has protein sequence MPRGYSRERTSVHNLHYHFIWCPKYRKSVLEGEVADRLEELVSEKADELGLEILRLAIQPDHVHLFITGDPTLAPNKIMQQVKGYSSRHLRDEFDFGLPSMWTRSYFVSSAGEVSSKTIKEYIEAQAGE, from the coding sequence ATGCCACGGGGGTACAGCCGAGAAAGAACGTCGGTACACAATCTCCACTACCACTTCATTTGGTGCCCGAAGTACCGGAAGTCGGTGCTGGAAGGCGAGGTTGCCGACCGTCTCGAAGAACTCGTCTCCGAGAAGGCGGACGAACTCGGCCTTGAAATCCTCCGGCTGGCAATCCAGCCTGACCACGTACATTTGTTCATCACGGGCGACCCGACGCTCGCCCCGAACAAGATAATGCAACAGGTTAAGGGCTACTCCTCTCGCCACCTGCGCGACGAGTTCGACTTTGGACTCCCATCGATGTGGACGCGCTCGTACTTCGTCTCCTCCGCGGGAGAGGTGTCGAGCAAGACCATCAAAGAATACATCGAAGCGCAGGCGGGTGAGTAG